DNA sequence from the Lonchura striata isolate bLonStr1 chromosome 7, bLonStr1.mat, whole genome shotgun sequence genome:
CCCGGTCCCCGGTCCcagtcccggtcccggtccccaGTCCCGGTCCCCGGTCCCcaatcccggtcccggtccccggtcccagtcccagtcccagtcccggTCCCCGGTCCCCAGTCCCGGTCCCCGGTCCCCAGTCCTGGTCCCAGTCCCGGTCCCAGTCCCCGGTACCCAGTCCCGGTCACGGTCCCCAATCCCGgtcccagtcccagtctcaGTCTCAGTCTCAGTCTCAGTCTCAGTCTCAGTCTCAGTCTCAGTCTCAGTCTCGGTCTCGGTCTCGGTCTCGGTCTCGGTCTCGGTCTCGGTCTCGGTCTCGGTCCCGGTCCTGCTGCACCTGCGGGACCGGAGCGCGCCCCGACCGCGGCCGAGCCACGCCCCCACCACGGCTCAGCCAATGAGCGCGAGGCAGCTCTGTCCGGCAGCCAATgggagcgcggcggccgcgcccccgccccCTACTTGAGGCGCTCGGCGCGGCCGCGCGCTCGCAgaggcggcgggagcgggagcggcggcggagcgctcggagcggccccggagcggcggcggagcgctCGGAGCGGTCCCGGAGCGGTcccggagcggcggcggagcgctCGGAGCGGCCGGCGCTGCCCGCACCGCGCTCGAGGGACGGGCCGCTCCCATGGAGGCGTTCCCGGGcacccagctggagcagcaccgGCACCTCCCGCCCGTGGAGTGCCTGCCGGGCGCCCGCTACGGCGGCCGGAGCCACAGCGCCTGCGGGAACGTCTTCAACTCCTGGAACGACTACCTGGGGCTGGCCACGCTCATCACCAAGGCCGTGCGGCCCGGCAAGGGCTTCGGCCCCGAGCCGCCCTCGGTGGTGGTGGCGGCCGCCGTGCCGCCggccgaggaggaggaagacgaggaggaggaggaagaagaggcgGCGGGGCCGTACTTCGAGGGCGCGCTGGACTTGCACGACCTGGACCTGTGCGggcatcaccaccaccaccacggcgaggggctgctggaggagcgCTTCGCCGACTTCAGCCCCTTTCCCgggcgcggcggccccgccgccgtgGTGTTCGACTGCTCGGGGGAGCACCCGGGCCGGGAGGGCTCTGCCCACGCCTGGGGCGGCGTGGTGGTGGCGGGGCGGCTGCCGGCGCACCCGCGGGCCGCCTCCCGCCTGCTCAAGCCCGAGCTGCAGGTCTGCGTCTTCTGCCGGAACAACAAGGAGGCGGTGGCCCTCTACACCACGCACATCCTCAAGGGACCCGACGGCCGCGTCCTGTGCCCGGTGCTGCGGCGCTACACCTGCCCCCTCTGCGGCGCCAGCGGCGACAATGCCCACACCATCAAGTACTGCCCCCTCTCCAAAGTGCCGGCGGCCCGGCAGCTCCGGCACGCCCGGACcgccctgggcaggaagagCCGCTAGCGGCCGGGACCGCCGGGGCTCGCCCCGCTGAcaccgcccggccccggggcggccGCTGCGCGCTGGGACGCGCGGAGCCCGGCGCCGGCCCCGGGGACCGCGAGGCGGAGATGCGCTGTGTTGGTttattgtaagaaaaaaatatatctatacGTGATTTTTATGGAGACGGCGAGATCTGACTGGGCGGGTGTGCGCGGGGGGTTCCGGGGAGGTGCGGGGGTCCCCGGTGCCCgcggccgggcagcgccgccgcccgcccggcccgagCGCTCCGTGCCGGCGGGGCACCGGCCGGGAGAGCTGCTCTTCATTGCCCGGTCATAGCAGGGTGTCTGACTAGGGTACAGCACTCCGCCTTCCAGCTCTTAAAGCAAACATCCCAGCGATTCCCTTCGCCGGTTTGAAAACCGGTGAGCAAACCGCGATCGAACCTGCCCGCGGTAATTCACGCCTGCTGCCCGACATCGCAGCATCCCAGCGGTCACCCTTCCTCTCGTGGGCACCGATGGCGCTGCTCTCGCAGCTCCCCGTGTCGAGCTTTAGGGAAGGTCTAGGAGGAGAAAACATCCAAGTGCGTGTTTGAAAACGTGATGACTCTGGGCTAGAGTGCAAACCGAGCCCTTTCTGCTGACAGAAAGGCAGTAAGGTGGCAATGGAGCAAGCTTTGATGCAGCTGTGTTTGTGGTGGAGAATGGGGGAAACCTGATGGAAAAAGACCGTAGGAGAATGGAAGCAAGGgaggttgtttattttcaggAGTTCAGAGAATGTGGCTTTAACTCCTTGCAAGTAAAAGGGATCCAGCCATGTGGTAACAAATATCCTTAACACTACACAGACTGTACAAAGCATAAGAATTAGACTGACGTCCTGGACCACTC
Encoded proteins:
- the NANOS1 gene encoding nanos homolog 1 translates to MEAFPGTQLEQHRHLPPVECLPGARYGGRSHSACGNVFNSWNDYLGLATLITKAVRPGKGFGPEPPSVVVAAAVPPAEEEEDEEEEEEEAAGPYFEGALDLHDLDLCGHHHHHHGEGLLEERFADFSPFPGRGGPAAVVFDCSGEHPGREGSAHAWGGVVVAGRLPAHPRAASRLLKPELQVCVFCRNNKEAVALYTTHILKGPDGRVLCPVLRRYTCPLCGASGDNAHTIKYCPLSKVPAARQLRHARTALGRKSR